The following proteins are encoded in a genomic region of Debaryomyces hansenii CBS767 chromosome G complete sequence:
- a CDS encoding DEHA2G19360p (highly similar to uniprot|Q08911 Saccharomyces cerevisiae YOR388C FDH1 NAD(+)-dependent formate dehydrogenase) has protein sequence MSKGKVLLVLYRGNEHAKQEKKLLGCLENELGIREFIESNGYELVATDDKDSGLSSQVDQELKDTEIIITTPFFPAYITKERIANAPKLKMCITAGVGSDHIDLNAANEKKIAVTEVTGSNVVSVAEHVLMTMLVLVRNFVPAHEQVKKGEWDIAGAAKDEYDLEDKVIATVGAGRIGYRVLERLIAFNPKKLLYYDYQDLPKDAIDKLNQASKLFNGRDNIVERVESLEDMVGQADVVTINCPLHEKSKGLFNKDLISKMKDGAWLVNTARGAICVAEDVAAAVKSGKLRGYGGDVWYPQPAPKDHPWREMQNKYNAGNAMTPHVSGTSLDAQARYANGVKSILNSYFTGKRDYRPQDVIVIDGDYATKAYGQRNKK, from the coding sequence ATGTCTAAAGGAAAAGTTTTATTAGTTTTATATAGGGGAAATGAACATGCCAAGcaagaaaagaagttgTTGGGATGTTTGGAAAATGAGTTAGGGATCAGGGAATTCATTGAATCAAATGGATACGAACTTGTTGCTACCGATGATAAAGACTCAGGCCTCTCGTCCCAGGTCGATCAGGAATTGAAAGATACagaaatcattatcacCACGCCATTTTTCCCGGCCTATATCaccaaagaaagaattgcTAACGCTCccaaattgaaaatgtgTATCACGGCGGGTGTGGGTTCCGACCACATTGATTTGAACGCAGCCAACGAAAAGAAGATCGCTGTAACTGAAGTTACTGGTTCTAATGTGGTTTCAGTTGCAGAGCACGTTCTCATGACCATGCTAGTTTTGGTTAGAAACTTTGTTCCTGCTCATGAACAAGTCAAGAAAGGTGAATGGGACATTGCAGGAGCTGCGAAAGATGAGTATGATTTGGAAGATAAGGTGATTGCAACAGTTGGTGCAGGTAGAATTGGTTATAGGGTGTTGGAAAGACTCATTGCCTTCAATCCAAAGAAATTGTTATACTACGACTATCAAGACTTACCAAAAGATGCAATTGATAAGTTGAACCAGGcttctaaattattcaatggTAGGGACAACATCGTAGAAAGAGTTGAAAGCTTAGAAGACATGGTTGGCCAAGCAGACGTAGTCACCATTAACTGTCCATTGCATGAAAAGTCTAAGGGTTTGTTCAACAAGGATTTGATTTCTAAGATGAAAGATGGTGCTTGGTTAGTTAATACTGCCCGTGGTGCCATTTGTGTTGCAGAAGATGTTGCTGCAGCAGTCAAGAGTGGAAAATTACGTGGTTACGGTGGTGATGTTTGGTATCCTCAACCAGCACCAAAAGACCACCCTTGGAGAGAAATGCAAAACAAGTATAATGCTGGTAATGCAATGACTCCTCACGTCAGTGGTACTTCCTTGGATGCGCAAGCAAGATATGCTAACGGGGTTAAGAGTATCTTAAACAGTTATTTCACTGGTAAGCGTGACTATAGACCCCAGGATGTTATTGTTATCGATGGTGACTACGCAACGAAGGCCTATGGTCAaagaaataagaaataa
- a CDS encoding DEHA2G19382p (highly similar to uniprot|P21801 Saccharomyces cerevisiae YLL041C SDH2 Iron-sulfur protein subunit of succinate dehydrogenase) yields the protein MFKSIIRQRSSFLGQRFRNLATSANAETRMKKFQIYRWNPDTPEVEPKMNTYEVDLNQCGPMVLDAIIKIKNEQDATLTFRRSCREGICGSCAMNIGGRNTLACLCRIEEDTSKDLKIYPLPHMFVVRDLVPDLTHFYKQYKSIQPYLQRDTHPEDGRENLQSIEDRAKLDGLYECILCACCSTACPSYWWNQQQYLGPAVLMQAYRWLIDSRDQASRARKEMLQNSMSLYRCHTIMNCSRTCPKGLNPGKAIAEIKKQLAFD from the coding sequence ATgtttaaatcaattattcGTCAAAGAAGCAGCTTTTTGGGACAGAGGTTCAGAAACTTGGCCACTAGTGCTAACGCAGAAACcagaatgaagaaattccaaatttaCAGATGGAATCCTGATACCCCAGAAGTCGAACCAAAAATGAATACTTACGAAGTCGACTTGAACCAATGTGGTCCTATGGTCTTGGATGCTATtataaaaatcaaaaatgaaCAAGATGCCACTTTGACTTTCAGAAGATCTTGTAGAGAAGGGATTTGTGGATCCTGTGCTATGAACATTGGAGGTAGAAATACTTTAGCTTGTTTGTGCCGTATAGAAGAAGACACATCCAAGGACTTGAAGATCTACCCATTACCACATATGTTCGTTGTTAGGGATTTGGTACCAGATTTGACCCATTTCTACAAGCAATACAAGTCTATTCAACCATACTTACAAAGAGACACCCACCCAGAAGACGGACGTGAAAACTTGCAAAGTATTGAAGACAGAGCTAAGTTAGATGGTTTATACGAGTGTATTTTGTGTGCTTGTTGTTCTACTGCTTGTCCATCATACTGGTGGAACCAACAACAATACTTGGGTCCTGCCGTGTTGATGCAAGCCTACAGGTGGTTGATTGACTCGAGAGATCAAGCCTCGAGAGCCAGAAAGGAAATGCTCCAAAACTCCATGTCCTTGTACAGATGTCACACCATTATGAACTGTTCCAGAACCTGTCCAAAGGGTTTGAATCCTGGTAAAGCCATTGctgaaatcaaaaaacaATTAGCCtttgattaa
- a CDS encoding DEHA2G19404p (no similarity), which translates to MSYSIIAGWSRSAVEKFISENGVWMNECTFDSENRLLLKNSGEGIYKLWYHGRTVDTTGMDKENEILCISRSVEMVLV; encoded by the coding sequence ATGAGCTATAGTATAATAGCTGGTTGGTCTCGAAGTGCCGtggaaaaatttatatccGAGAATGGTGTATGGATGAATGAATGTACGTTTGATCTGGAGAACCGATTGTTGCTTAAAAATTCAGGAGAGGGAATATATAAGCTTTGGTATCACGGGAGAACAGTAGATACTACTGGTATGGATAAAGAGAATGAAATCTTGTGTATAAGTAGAAGTGTAGAAATGGTTTTGGTGTAA
- a CDS encoding DEHA2G19426p (no similarity): MPLMYFSGEDSNDITFDEPARNRLVLDPTLFARVQNDEEQNVRVFLDTHLLRIRSRGGLVEHAPKKFVSKNHASIGVGVAPDLSALAYITDAMINAEFREMSSKEFKNSYLAPLETGIRGQKFSIWPLSRSYRYPFGNPQRVENHIQYYFNGTICVPINDIYQDICGIHHYFGNASYLRPPLNKDIFIEPDIIHFAEYESGDGHFPEICFGLGDYKTENYYLAQGFEKFKEAIEDFRRMDQQTEYLYQDAHWNPGILFALVLSKYFYDAFLCGTNRILTSNHQSFSGFFKYDIVEGQMSVDYHIISDPETFAHGITLRSAMAGFFYQTEDDAIEIQNRLRKYVSIAHTAKKSDPLLNVRPKSLRDSSMRSFDTVSEAADKENVHEIKDKIYGNTYCRVIYDSAKCYPSLSVYLPSTVFVKLYYYSSRLWRQNDLTCFGIPDRKGYYDMFFNELVINEEIAKSQFASNFPKLFASGYWNGLTDHPMHIFEYLGKEIPREQWDEKKVYEVIMLRLKELHSLRISHNDISRSNIHVSESGKITLIDFGLSKFPCSEESKQDDLESLDNIFGVNSSTNKKEEDEQVNPDITKSQVAVNDKGDTNHNDESDENTSSDFELAEMSFESHDTKTTTTTK, translated from the coding sequence ATGCCACTTATGTACTTCTCCGGTGAAGACAGCAATGATATTACCTTCGACGAACCAGCCAGGAATCGTCTTGTATTGGATCCAACATTATTTGCTAGGGTCCAGAACgatgaagaacaaaatgTTAGGGTCTTTTTGGATACTCACTTGTTAAGGATTCGAAGTAGAGGAGGTTTAGTAGAACATGCTCCAAAGAAATTCGTGAGCAAGAACCATGCATCCATAGGCGTAGGCGTGGCACCTGATTTATCGGCACTAGCCTATATTACTGATGCAATGATTAATGCTGAATTCAGAGAGATGAGTAGTAAGGAATTTAAAAATAGCTATCTTGCTCCTCTTGAAACTGGTATCAGAGGGCAGAAGTTTTCTATATGGCCTTTACTGCGTTCATATCGTTATCCATTTGGAAATCCTCAGCGTGTGGAGAATCATATCCAATATTACTTTAATGGAACAATATGTGTGCCAATCAACGACATTTACCAAGATATTTGTGGTATTCACCACTATTTTGGCAATGCCTCATATTTAAGACCTCCTTTgaataaagatatatttatagAGCCTGATATTATACATTTCGCTGAATACGAATCAGGAGATGGGCATTTTCCTGAAATCTGTTTCGGATTAGGTGATTACAAAACAGAAAATTACTATTTGGCTCAAGGATTTGAGAAATTTAAAGAAGCTATAGAAGACTTTAGGCGAATGGATCAACAGacagaatatttatatcaagaTGCACATTGGAATCCTGGAATATTATTTGCTTTAGTTCTaagtaaatatttttacGATGCTTTTCTCTGTGGCACGAATAGAATTCTAACCTCGAACCATCAATCATTTTCAGGgtttttcaaatatgacATTGTTGAAGGTCAAATGTCCGTAGATTACCATATTATTAGTGACCCAGAAACTTTTGCACATGGAATTACTTTAAGGTCGGCAATGGCTGGCTTTTTCTACCAAACAGAAGATGATGCAATTGAGATACAAAACAGGTTAAGAAAATATGTTAGTATAGCGCACACGGCCAAGAAGTCGGACCCGTTACTTAACGTGCGTCCTAAATCTCTCAGAGACTCATCAATGAGATCATTTGATACAGTATCTGAAGCGGCTGATAAAGAAAACGTCCACGAGATAAAGGACAAAATCTATGGCAACACCTATTGTCGGGTAATTTACGATTCTGCAAAATGTTATCCTAGTTTATCAGTATACCTCCCATCCACGGTGTTTGTGAAATTGTACTATTATTCTAGTCGTTTATGGAGACAGAATGATTTGACATGTTTTGGTATTCCTGATAGAAAAGGTTACTATGACatgttcttcaatgaacttgtaattaatgaagaaattgcaaaatcGCAGTTTGCTTCGAATTTTCCAAAGCTTTTTGCATCAGGGTATTGGAATGGGCTTACTGACCATCCaatgcatatatttgaatatttagGAAAAGAAATACCAAGAGAACAATGGGACGAGAAAAAGGTATATGAGGTTATTATGTTGAGGCTCAAGGAACTCCATCTGTTGAGAATCTCACATAATGACATACTGAGGAGCAACATTCATGTTTCAGAGTCAGGTAAAATTACCTTAATTGACTTTGGCTTATCGAAGTTCCCATGCAGTGAAGAAAGCAAACAGGATGACCTTGAGTCTCTTGATAACATATTTGGGGTGAATAGTTCTACTaataagaaagaagaagatgagCAAGTCAATCCAGATATAACGAAAAGCCAAGTTGCAGTTAATGACAAAGGTGATACGAATCATAATGATGAAAGTGATGAAAATACCTCTTCTGATTTTGAGCTTGCAGAAATGAGTTTCGAGTCGCACGATACGAAAACTACAACTACAACGAAGTAG
- a CDS encoding DEHA2G19448p (similar to uniprot|Q7RX51 Neurospora crassa NCU05037 Hypothetical protein) translates to MTLQDQIMQGGIYTPIPTFFKSDSKYTLDLETQVSHAQFLYKNGIRGLVVCGSMGECVHLTAKERHEVVAAIRKAIPDENFKLIAGAPPMGSIQEAIEESDSAATAGANFIILLVPGYFGPSLISQQGILEYFTQVADQSALPVMVYNYPGTCNNVTITLDTYEKLAQHPNIVGTKLTHFNLDLYTLLGKNTTICKTNNFRPFTGLGQVLVPALSVGIYGAIDGLSALFPKVMVKLYNLCKEGKSTEASDLQYLVTKADMMILELNVVGIKYAIKQVHNFGDNLTGRPPLSRSIDMDAYKKFQPDIETLAKIENSL, encoded by the coding sequence ATGACACTTCAAGACCAAATTATGCAAGGTGGAATATATACACCAATCCCTACGTTTTTCAAGCTGGATAGCAAATACACGTTGGATTTAGAAACCCAAGTTTCCCATGCacaatttttatataagaATGGTATCCGCGGACTAGTAGTATGTGGGTCTATGGGTGAATGTGTACACTTAACAGCAAAGGAAAGACACGAAGTTGTGGCTGCAATTAGGAAAGCTATTCCAGACGAAAACTTTAAACTCATTGCTGGAGCCCCACCAATGGGCAGTATTCAAGAGGCTATTGAAGAATCAGATCTGGCTGCCACAGCTGGAGCgaactttattattttgctAGTTCCAGGCTATTTCGGGCCGTCATTGATAAGCCAGCAAGGTatacttgaatattttaccCAGGTTGCAGACCAATCTGCCCTTCCTGTTATGGTATACAACTACCCTGGTACCTGTAATAACGTAACAATTACACTCGACACCTACGAGAAATTAGCTCAGCATCCAAATATCGTGGGTACAAAATTAACCCACTTTAATTTGGATTTATATACTTTGTTAGGAAAAAACACAACCATCTGCAAGACTAACAATTTTAGACCATTTACTGGTTTGGGCCAAGTCCTAGTTCCTGCCTTATCAGTGGGAATTTATGGTGCCATTGATGGATTATCTGCATTGTTCCCTAAAGTCATGGTCAAGCTATACAATTTATgtaaagaaggaaaatcTACCGAAGCTTCTGATTTGCAATACTTGGTTACCAAGGCAGATATGATGattttagaattgaatGTCGTCGGTATAAAATATGCTATTAAACAGGTACACAATTTTGGAGATAACTTGACAGGAAGACCACCATTAAGTAGATCAATTGATATGGATGCttataaaaaatttcaaccTGATATCGAAACATTAGCTAAGATCGAAAATTCGTTATAG
- a CDS encoding DEHA2G19470p (similar to uniprot|O13871 Schizosaccharomyces pombe SPAC1B3 SPAC1B3.06c protein), whose product MNTSTSDQEYYKHGYDNYVAKTHEWRTAKNCSAYMLSVIKPTDKILDVGCGPGTITCDLGTYVPQGSVIGVEPTKEIIEEASSKSAENGIKNVKFEVASVYKLPYKDDTFDIVHSHQVIIHLKDRVDAIKEMKRVTKPNGYVCCREGDMESVIVYPTNYDKIREYFTSAGLSGYTSTTCGRRLRELALDAGFNSGNINSTASNWCISNDDTRKWFTNMYIERLERSKQWIGKDDTIRSEIVKSMKDWSSDEKGWLTMIHGEIVCQKQ is encoded by the coding sequence atgaatactAGTACAAGCGATCAAGAATACTATAAACATGGATATGATAATTATGTAGCTAAGACACACGAGTGGAGAACTGCTAAAAATTGTTCGGCCTATATGCTTTCAGTTATCAAACCAACGGACAAGATTTTAGATGTTGGTTGTGGTCCAGGAACTATTACTTGTGACTTGGGTACATATGTTCCCCAAGGAAGTGTTATAGGAGTAGAACCTACGAAGGAAATAATTGAGGAAGCTAGTTCGAAGAGTGCTGAGAACGGAATAAAAAATGTCAAATTTGAAGTGGCATCTGTGTACAAGTTACCATACAAAGATGATACGTTCGATATTGTTCATTCACATCAAGTAATTATCCATTTGAAGGATAGAGTTGATGCAATAAAGGAGATGAAGAGGGTGACTAAACCTAATGGATATGTCTGCTGTAGAGAAGGAGATATGGAATCAGTTATAGTATATCCAACAAACTACGATAAGATTAGGGAATATTTTACCAGTGCGGGTTTGAGTGGATACACAAGTACTACATGCGGTAGAAGATTACGGGAGTTAGCACTAGACGCTGGATTCAATTCAGgtaatataaattcaaCGGCTTCGAATTGGTGTATCTCAAATGATGATACTAGAAAGTGGTTTACCAATATGTATATTGAAAGGTTAGAACGCTCAAAGCAATGGATAGGAAAGGATGATACTATAAGGAGTGAGATTGTAAAATCTATGAAAGACTGGAGCTCCGATGAGAAAGGATGGTTAACTATGATACACGGTGAAATTGTTTGCCAGAAGCAATGA
- a CDS encoding DEHA2G19492p (similar to uniprot|Q9US35 Schizosaccharomyces pombe SPAC1039 SPAC1039.06 protein), whose amino-acid sequence MAYPSKFTPLADKEVLLKNYKGKRLQELPTPSFIIDRNVFRKNSDKMLHNSSKLNAEFRAHVKTHKSTEGTLLQLGSGSLKTDKVVVSTLMEAWNLVPLVEKGLISDILFSLPVVKSRLDELADLSTKVPKLRLMLDSPEQLDILTAYNNSNSRNQKWSIFVKINMGTDRAGLLNDSEILNKVLKRALNDEEVKKNVEIYGFYCHAGHSYSADSENKAKRVLIDEISHANKAAKAALKVDPSLTNLQLSVGATPTAHASEILSQEELENSLGGKLAGILELHAGNYPCCDLQQVATGCVSYEDVSSKVIAEVISTYPDRGSKSPGEQLVNAGVIALAREFGPLPGHGRILEPRQYNNWIVGRISQEHGILTPLDESKDTTFIPLGTQVSITPQHSCITAASYPWYFVVDGSDEVVDIWVPWRGW is encoded by the coding sequence atggcTTATCCATCAAAATTCACACCATTGGCTGATAAAGAAgttcttttgaaaaattacaaagGTAAAAGATTACAAGAATTACCTACACCATCATTTATCATTGATAGAAATGTATTCCGGAAAAATAGCGACAAGATGCTTCACAACTCATCGAAGTTGAATGCTGAGTTTAGGGCACATGTAAAGACTCACAAATCTACTGAAGGAACTTTGTTACAATTAGGTAGTGGAAGTTTGAAAACTGATAAAGTTGTAGTTTCTACGTTAATGGAAGCATGGAATCTAGTTCCATTGGTGGAGAAAGGTCTTATATCTGACATTCTATTCAGTTTGCCAGTTGTCAAATCAAGGTTGGACGAATTGGCAGATTTGAGTACGAAAGTTCCAAAATTACGCTTAATGCTAGACAGCCCGGAACAATTGGATATCTTAACTGCCTACAATAACTCAAATTCACGAAATCAGAAATGGTCTATTTTCGTCAAGATTAATATGGGAACTGATAGAGCTGGGTTGTTGAATGACTCagaaatattgaacaaaGTCTTGAAAAGGGCATTGAATGACGAAGAAGTCAAGAAAAATGTTGAAATTTATGGTTTTTATTGCCATGCCGGTCATTCATATAGTGCTGATTCGGAGAACAAAGCCAAGAGGGTCCTTATTGACGAAATCAGCCACGCAAATAAAGCAGCAAAGGCAGCTCTTAAGGTAGACCCAAGTTTGACAAATTTGCAATTATCTGTGGGTGCAACCCCAACAGCTCACGCATCTGAAATATTATCTCAAGAAGAGTTAGAGAACTCATTGGGTGGTAAATTAGCTGGTATCTTAGAATTACATGCCGGTAACTACCCGTGTTGTGATCTACAACAAGTGGCTACAGGTTGCGTAAGTTACGAAGATGTGTCTTCTAAAGTTATTGCTGAAGTCATATCTACCTATCCAGATAGGGGTTCTAAATCACCTGGTGAGCAATTAGTAAACGCTGGAGTTATCGCATTAGCTAGAGAATTTGGACCATTACCAGGTCACGGCAGAATATTGGAGCCCCGCCAGTATAACAATTGGATTGTCGGTAGAATAAGTCAGGAACATGGTATACTCACACCGTTAGATGAATCAAAAGATACAACCTTTATCCCATTAGGTACTCAAGTCAGTATTACGCCGCAGCACAGCTGTATTACGGCAGCATCTTATCCTTGGTATTTTGTGGTTGATGGCTCTGACGAAGTTGTCGATATCTGGGTACCATGGAGAGGCTGGTAG
- a CDS encoding DEHA2G19514p (similar to uniprot|Q9US38 Schizosaccharomyces pombe SPAC1039 SPAC1039.03 protein) produces MPDYKLQSDFSFAGGIPEAPFKLHESMTKKLDPEYVKFFNSTLSSNPNIAYTHRVPLEKLRKAGNVIPGQTPLTEMAKTYDIEIPRKHTKAANSIPARVFVPKGNKPSEGWPLLVWFHGGGWVLGGLDTENSFCTKVADLCKCVVVSVDYRLAPQDPFPACVDDSFEAVLWALELGPTELEINSTKICVGGSSAGGNLTAIVTHKYANSELASKLPPICFQLMVVPVTDNSATAETQPSWGENEYTPQLPAEKMIWYRTLYLQKGGDEYINPESSPLFYPNESFVKLPPCFIAAAECDVLRSEAEAYAKKLKQNGIPTEIVIYPGVPHPVMVMDAILQQGRDLIQNTTDALKKAFYN; encoded by the coding sequence ATGCCAGACTATAAGCTCCAATCAGACTTTTCATTTGCCGGTGGTATTCCTGAAGCACCATTCAAGCTACATGAGTCCATGACTAAGAAATTGGATCCAGAATAcgtgaaatttttcaattccacTTTGAGTAGCAATCCTAACATAGCTTATACTCATAGAGTTCCATTAGAAAAGTTAAGGAAGGCAGGAAATGTGATTCCTGGTCAAACACCATTAACTGAAATGGCAAAAACTTATGACATAGAGATTCCAAGAAAGCATACAAAAGCTGCTAATTCAATCCCTGCTAGGGTATTTGTTCCTAAAGGAAATAAACCTAGTGAAGGATGGCCCTTGTTAGTATGGTTTCATGGTGGGGGTTGGGTTCTAGGAGGTTTGGATACGGAGAACTCATTTTGCACGAAAGTGGCTGACCTTTGCAAATGTGTGGTTGTTAGCGTGGATTATAGATTAGCTCCTCAAGATCCGTTTCCAGCATGTGTTGATGATTCATTTGAAGCAGTTCTCTGGGCGTTAGAATTAGGCCCTACTGAATTAGAAATCAACTCTACTAAAATATGTGTGGGAGGGTCTTCTGCCGGTGGTAATTTAACAGCCATAGTCACACATAAGTATGCTAATTCGGAATTGGCTAGTAAATTGCCTCCCATCTGCTTCCAGCTTATGGTTGTACCGGTTACTGACAATTCTGCTACTGCAGAAACTCAACCATCGTGGGGGGAAAATGAATATACACCTCAATTACCGGCTGAGAAAATGATATGGTATAGGActttatatttacaaaaagGAGGTGACGAGTATATTAACCCTGAATCATCACCATTATTTTATCCAAATGAAAGTTTTGTTAAACTACCTCCTTGTTTTATAGCAGCTGCAGAATGCGATGTTTTAAGATCAGAGGCGGAAGCATATgctaaaaaattgaaacaaaatgGTATTCCAACTGAAATAGTAATCTATCCGGGTGTACCACACCCAGTAATGGTTATGGATGCAATATTACAGCAAGGTAGAGATCTCATCCAAAATACAACAGACGCACTTAAGAAAGCATTCTATAATTag